A segment of the Mauremys mutica isolate MM-2020 ecotype Southern chromosome 7, ASM2049712v1, whole genome shotgun sequence genome:
TGAGTGCTCCCCATTGCACCTTGCTTGTGTCACTGGGTTCCACTGGCATTGGGGGCACCCAGTCACTCGGCGAGCCAAGGAGGGCAGGGAATTCCTGAGAGAACCCTGGTGCCACACGCAAGGGAGAAAGGAGTATGCTGCTCTGAGACTAGCCAGCAGgtgtgctgggggcagaggggatgaCTTGGGGAGCTCAGTGTGTGGGAATAGAGGATTGGCTTCAGGAATCCTGGAAGGGTGTGGATGGGGGTGTTGGAGTCACTGCAGCCTTTGTGATGAGGGACAACATTTCAGTCTCAAATGAAGTAGCTGAAATCCCAACCCCTCGGCTCCAAACCAGAATGGGTATGTTGAGGGGGATTCATTGTGCCCTAACCCAAAGGGAAGGAGAGGCAGCCATTGGGCAGGATGCTCACTGTGTCCCCTGTGGGCAGTGGGGGAATGCTTGGGCTGCAGGGACTGGAACGCTCACTGCCTGTCTCCTATACCCTCTGCAGACAGCAGGCTGCGATCCTGGAGGACTTGGTGAAGAATGTGCCCCTGGAGTTTGATTTTCTCTTCTCCGAGTCGCAAGCTGAAGTGATCTCAGGGAAGCAGGAAGGTAACAACAGTACCTAGCTCCTCTAATACCTATATGTGTTATGAGTAGGGAGCCTGGGGGAGATGAGACTTCACTGCAGCCATTATTGACCCAGGTGCCTGTAAGAAGTGGCTTGGAGTGTGGTTCTGCAGGCAGGTGGTGCTAATTATTGTTTGTATGGGAGGAAGGGCCGGATGCCAGAGTGGGGATCAGTGCTGCACAGGCATTGTGGGAGCCCCGGTGCATGCTCTGAGGCCAGACAGCATAGGCAGGGCGAAGACGATGGGTCTTTGTACACACTATTCCCTGCCACTGAACTGATAATGCAGACTCACCAGTCGGCTGGGCTCTGTGCTCCCTTAGGCCGGATGGAACTGTCTTGTCAGATGCTGAAAGAACCCCCCGAGTGCTGGTCCTTCTGCAGTCCAGGAACTGCAGATTCCAAGAGCATCCTGGCTGCTGCGGGCGCTTTGCCTAACACACTGATTTGTGTGTCTCCCCCCCAGGGGTCTATGCCTGGATTGGGATCAACTTTGTCCTGGGGAGATTCGATCATGAGGAGGGTGAGTCCAGCCAGTGCCTGCGTCTCTCTCTAGCTTGTGGAGCTAGGGTGGGTGGAGCTCTGCTGGAGCTGATCCAGCACCCAGAGCAAACCAGGGTCTGGCACCttgacagcccctgctccaaggcACCAGTCCCCCACTGCAGAGGAGGAAGAGTCCCTGAGCCCCAGTTGAGGGGGGGAGAGTGAGGAGTCAGTAGGGGGTGGGGCAGCGATGAAAGAggatgggaggggacaggacagTAGAGGTGGGATGGGGTGGTGTTTGGAGTTGGTATCTCAGGATGTTGTAGGAGCAGAGGCTTGCAGGGATGGTGGGATCTCTTTAGTTGCCGTCAGCCATTTATTCCACTTTGTGGAGCTCCCTGCATTAGGCAGCAACCAGATGGGATCCTGGCCCATCCCTGTTCCCCACACAGTTTGGTTCCCAAGGCCCTgacctggggggtgagggggcagggaggctgccCTGTGAGGTTGGTTCCTGGGACCCTGTTGGGGGTGTGCAGGGCAGGAGGCTGCCCTGGGCACTTTGATCCCAGGGTCCCGCTAATGTACTCCTGTGGGCTGCAGAGGAGGATGCGATGATCACTGTGGCCCTGGGGGGTCAGGCGGAGTCCCTGGTGCGGAAGCGGACAGTGGGGATCCTGGACATGGGGGGTGCCTCTCTGCAAATCGCCTACGAGGTGCCCAGCATGGAGACCTTCTCCTCCCCACAGCAGGTGCGTATCTTGccgccagggcaggaaagcagcccTTGCAGTCCCCAGGCTTGGCCCTGCTGctcacccctctctctgccctagGAGGAGGCTGCCAAGAGCCTGCTGGCTGAGTTCAACCTGGGCTGCGACGTCCAGCACACGGAGCATGTGTACCGTGTCTACGTCAGCACCTTCCTGGGCTTTGGGGGCAACTTCGCACGGCAGCGCTACGAGGACCTTGTGCTGAACCAGACCCGCGCCCACAACAGGTAAcgctgccccaggctcagcagaCCCCCACTGGCACCTGCCTGCAGAGGGGAGTTCCTCGGACATCCCAGCCCCTGGAGCTGTAGGGCCCGTAACAGGAGGGTGACCTGTGTGAGGTCTAATCTCAGCGTGCTCTGCAGAAGCCTAAAGGGTGATGTGTAAGATGACTGCTTTAAAATGGCCCCCCTTAGTCTGCAGGGCTACCCCCCATGGGTCTGCGTCGGGCTGGGGGTCCTGCTGTCTCTGAGTATGCGGGAGCCAGCACATGGGCAGTCAGGGTTCTGTTGGCTCATGCTAACAACCATTGGCTCTGCAGGGCCAGCCCAGCCTGCGGTGGGGCTGGGTTCTAGGCACTTCGCTGGAGATCAGCCCAGGGCTCGTGGGAGGGAATCTCAGCTCCAGCTGGAGGGGCATGCCCAGGGCTCTCTGCCCTTGTTTTGATCTGTTTGGGGGACTCCCCAGTGCTCACCAAGGGTACCTACCTGTTCTCATGGGATCTCCCTGAGGGTGATGAGTTATGGTGTTGAGCtccctccagccaactctcctgggATTGATGCCGGGTGCCTCCCTGCTGTGTGGgcagtgcctccctgcagcccatgcCAGCCTGTCTCTGGACCCCACCATGGGCTTGGACGGCACCAGGGCCCTCCGCACAGGTTTGCGGACTGGAGTGGGGGTGTTTGCTTGTGCCAGTCAGGGTGAGATTCTGCAGCAGGTTCAGGCAGATGGatgaagaggcagcagctagTGCAGCTGTATGACCACACGTGGCCATAGCGCCCAGAGCACAGTGCTGCCcttcccagtacccactgcacctTGGAGTCTGTTGTGCCTccgttcctcccctcccctcccctccctcaacCTGGCCTCTCCCACATCCCCCAGTGCGATGACCCAGCTGCAGGAGCCCATGTCAGCAAGTCTTCTCCCCCTCCACGCTGAtccggtctctctctctctctctcacgttTCTCTCCTGCTCTCCATTTCTCTAGCACCCATCTTGGAATGCCATGTGGAGTTGTAGCCAGGGCCAGAGACACTCAGTGCCCAGAGCAAACCTCCCTGCCAGAGCTTCAGGGATAGTCTAGTGCCGGTAACCCTGTTTCTGctgctgaggcctggggctgtgtCCTCCCGTTGGGTGGACAGGGTGTCCCTTTGGCAGCTGTGTGCGGGCCCAAAGGCAGCATGTGCTTGTcaggtgggtagggtgtgcagcgGTGGGCTGCGCTCGCTGGGGTGTGCCCAGCGGGGGATGTTGCTTTTAGCAGGGGGAGACTCAGCACTCAGGGGTATTCccagtggctggggcagggggcacagctGTCAGTGCAgagtccccctccccacccccccggctaATCAGTCTCTTCCCTGGCTCTCGTTCCAGGCTGCAGGGCCAGCAGACGGGAACAAGCGCCGAGACACCCTTTCTGGATCCCTGCCTGCCTGTGGGACTCGAAGACACAGTAGAAAGGGGTGGCCAGACCCTGCATGTCCGAGGGCAAGGAGACTGGCAGGCCTGTGCGCAGCTGCTGCGCCCTCTGCTGGCAGGGGTCAACGTCAGCCAGGCCTCCCTGACCCACACTTACCAggcgcccattgacttcaacaacaGCGAGTTCTACGGCTTCTCTGAATTCTTCTACTGTACTGAGGATGTACTGCGTCTCGGGGGCCTCTACCATGCACCCAGCTTCACCCGCGCTGCCCAGGTGAGCACCACCCTGACGCAGGGgatgggatgtgctgtgctgtgctgggggatGAGCATGTTACTTTGTGCCCGGATTCACTTGTACCGCCCTGACCCTTCTCTAGCTCCCATGGGGATCCTTCCCTGACAGGgtctagtggatgggggaagcaaTAGATGGGATTTCTTGGTTTTTAGTGAGCCTTCTGGCGCAGCCTCATAAACCAGGGAAATGGGGTCTAGATACAATTACTGTAAAGTGgcacacaactggttgaaagactgtttgctgtcaaactggaagggcgGACGTGTCTAGTGGGGTCTCCCTTGGTCTGGTGCTATTTAAAATTTTCGTTAATGACTTGGAGcggagagtgtgcttataaaatgtgcaaatgacaccaaactgggaggtgGTTGctggcactttggaggacaggattagaattcaaaacgactCTGACAAagtggagaattggtctgaattcaacaagatgaaattcaataagcaaGTGCAAAGTGCTTCAATTAGGAAGGAAAATTGAAATGCACAACCACAaaatggggactgactggctagaTGGCAGTACTGCTGACAAGGATTTGGGGGTTAGAGTGGATCGCAGATTGAGAATCAatatgcagttgcaaaaaaggcttatctcattctggggtgtattaacacgAGTGgtatatgtaagacacaggagataattgtcctgctttatttggcactggtgaagtCTCAGCTGGAGCACTATGTCCAATCCTGGGCACCATAcctgaggaaagatgtggatgaagtggagggagtccagagaggagcaacaaaaatgacgtTTAAAAAgtctgacctgtgaggaaagggtaAAATAAcaaggcatgtttagtcttgagaaaagaagagtgagaggggatgtGGTGTTAAGGGCTATTATAGAGACAGCggagatcaattgttctccatgtccactgaaggtagggcaagaagtaaCGGGCTTTAATGTGCAGCAAGGGGGATTTAGAtccgatattaggaaaaacttcctaattatcAGAGTTGTTAAGCTCTGGACTAGGCTTCcaagggtggttgtggaatccccatcactggaggtgtctaagaacaggctggacaaacacctgtcagggatggtctaggtttacttggtcctgcttcagtgcagggggacagacttgaagtcccttccagccgtacatttctgtgattctgtttgCTATGCTGGAGGAGAGTGCTGGTGTTACCTTGTGCCCAGTGTCTCTGGTGCTGCCCTGTGCCTCCCAGGGAGGGGTACCAGTCTCCACTGACAGtgctctctctcccttgctgccccAGGATTAC
Coding sequences within it:
- the ENTPD7 gene encoding ectonucleoside triphosphate diphosphohydrolase 7 isoform X4, which encodes MARISISCLCPASWHFTVPLVSLCPRQRLALLGLFLGVCLLLLMAATDLHHWGSSPHPDKQFERFLARVGDLQATDTEDSMLNYGIVIDCGSSGSRVFVYFWPPHNGNPHDLLDVKQMRDQSSQPVVKKIKPGISVLATTPEQASHYMRPLLSFAAAHVPVKKHKETPLYILCTAGMRLLPERQQAAILEDLVKNVPLEFDFLFSESQAEVISGKQEGVYAWIGINFVLGRFDHEEEEDAMITVALGGQAESLVRKRTVGILDMGGASLQIAYEVPSMETFSSPQQEEAAKSLLAEFNLGCDVQHTEHVYRVYVSTFLGFGGNFARQRYEDLVLNQTRAHNRLQGQQTGTSAETPFLDPCLPVGLEDTVERGGQTLHVRGQGDWQACAQLLRPLLAGVNVSQASLTHTYQAPIDFNNSEFYGFSEFFYCTEDVLRLGGLYHAPSFTRAAQDYCGLSWSVLTQRFQEGLYSSHADQHRVKYQCFKSAWMYQVLHEGFHFPLDYSSLHTAQLVYDREVQWTLGAILYKTRFLPLRVFPP